Below is a genomic region from Jiangella gansuensis DSM 44835.
CGAGCCTACAGGGATTTCATGAAGTTGTGAATTAGATGAAATGTATGATGGTGGTCACGCATGAGGGGGACCGAACCGATGGCTGATCCGGCGCCGGCCGACGACTACGACCAAGCACTGCTGCGGTTCGTGGAACAGTTCGCGCTCGTCCTGGCCGACTCCGGACTGGCGCGGATGCCGGCGCGGGTGTTCGCCTACGTGCTGGCCGACGACGCCGAACGGTACACGGCCGCGCAGCTCGCCGACGGGTTGCGGGTGAGCCCGGCCGCCATCTCCGGTGCGGTGCGCACTCTGGTCCAGGCGGGGTTGCTGGCTCGTGAACGCGAACCCGGCTCGCGCGCTGACAACTACCGCATCTACGACGACGACGTCTGGTCGCACATCATCATGCAGCGCGAGCCCTTGCTGCGCCGCTACTCCGAGGTGCTGTCCGACGGCATCGGCACGCTCGGCGACGCCCCGGGCTCGCGGCGGCTGGCCGAGACCCTGGCGTACATCGACTTCATGCGCGCTGAGCTGCCGGGCATCATGAAACGCTGGCGCGAGCGTCTGGCGGAGCTTCGCGAGGAGCGCTCAGAGGTCGAGTAGCAGTCCGAGCGGAGACTCCACCCGGTCCGCGACCCAGCGCAGGAACCCGCCGGCCACGCCACCGTCGCAGACGCGGTGGTCGAACGTCAGCGACAGCTGGGTCACCTTGCGGACGGCGAGCTCGCCGTCCACCACCCACGGCTTGTCGACGATGCGCCCGACACCCAGCAGCGCCGCCTCCGGATGATTGATGATCGGCGTGGAACCGTCGACGCCGAAGACGCCGTAGTTGTTCAGCGTGAAGGTGCCGCCGGTGAGCTGCTCCGGCGTGAGCCCGCCGTCGCGCGCCAGCGCGGTCAGGGCAGCAAGCTCGCTCGCCAGTTGCGTGGTCGTCATGCGCTCGGCGCCGCGGACCACGGGGACGACGAGCCCCCGGTCCGTCTGGGCCGCGAAGCCGAGGCCGACGCCGTCGTGCCGAACGACCACGAGGTCGTCGCCGTCGTGCTCGACCGAGGCGTTGAGCTCCGGATACTTCCCCAGGCCGGCTACGACGACGCGCCCGAGCAGCGCCAGCAGCCCGATCGGCCGGTCCGGCGCCGCCGCGCGCAGGGCCTCGCGTGCCTCCACGAGGGCCGTGGCGTCGACGTCCACCCAGGTGGTGGCGTCGGGGATCTCCCGCCGGCTGCGGGCCAGCCGGTCGGCGACGGTGCGGCGCACGCCGCGTAGCGGCTCGCGTCGACCGGACGCTGACGACGGCATCGGGCTCGGCGCCGGAACCTCCGCCGCTTCCACGTCGCGGCGGAGGATCACCCCCGCCGGGCCGGTGCCGGACAGGAGTCGCACGTCGACGCCGCGGTCGCGGGCCAGTCGGCGCACCACCGGCGACAGCACCCGCGGCGCCGTACCCGCCCGCGCCTTCCGGCCCCGCGAGCGCCGCCGCAGCGTTGCCTGGCCGGTGCCGTACCCCACCAGCACCGCGCCGGACGTCGTCGTCGCCGGCTCCGCACCGGCGGGCGCGACGGTGACCAGCGGCGCGCCGACGGCAACCAGCTCACCCGGCGCCGCGTGCACCTTCGTCACCCGGCCGGCGTGCGGGCAGGGCACCTCGACCGTGGCCTTGGCGGTCTCGACGTCCACCACGACGTCGTCGACGGCCACCTCGTCGCCCTCAGCCACCCGCCAGGTGACGATCTCCGCCTCCGTCAAACCTTCACCGAGGTCGGGCAGGCGGAACGTGCGCTCCTCGCCCGGGATCGCGTAGTCGGTCATGCTGATCCCGCCGTCAGGAAGCGCGGGTCGGGCGCGTCGTCCCACTGCAGGCGGTCGACGGTGTCCAGCACGCGGTCGACGCCGGGCAGGTGGTACCTCTCGAGCACCGGCGGCGGGTAGGGGATGTCCCAGCCGGTCACGCGCAGCACCGGCGCCCACAGGGAGTGGAAGCAGCGCTCCTGCACCCGGGCCGCGATCTCCGCGGAGACGCTGGCGAAGCCCGCCGCCTCGGCCACCACCACGCACCGTCCGGTCTTGCGCACCGACGCCGCCACGGTGTCGTCGTCGAACGGGACCAGTGTGCGCAGGTCGACCACCTCGAGCTCGCGGCCGCCGTCGTCCACCGCGGCGGCCGCCGCCTCCAGTGCCACCGGAACCGTCGGGCCGTACGCGAGCAGGGTCGCGTCGGCGCCCTCACGCCGCACCTCGGCCGTGCCGAACGGCGCCGTACGCACCGGCAGCGCCGTCTCGTCCTTGCTCCAGTAGAGCTTCTTGGCCTCCATGAACACGACCGGGTCCGGGTCGGCGATCGCCTCGCGCAGCAGCGAGTAGGCATCGGCGACGGTGGCCGGCGTGACCACCTTCAGCCCGGGCGTCTGCACGTAGTACGCCTCGGACGAGTCGGAGTGGTGCTCCACACCGCCGATGCCGCCGGCGTAGGGCACGCGGATCACCATCGGCAGCCCGACCGCTCCGCGGGTGCGGTTGCGCATCTTGGCGACGTGCGAGGCGAGCTGCTCGAACGCGGGATACGCGAACGCGTCGAACTGCATCTCGACCACCGGCCGGAAGCCGTTCATGGCCATCCCGATGGCGAGCCCGACGATGCCGCTCTCCGCCAGCGGCGTGTCGAAGCACCGCTGCTCGCCGAACTCGGCGGTCAACCCGTCGGTGACCCGGAAGACGCCGCCGAGCGCGCCGACGTCCTCACCGAAGACGACGACGGAGTCGTCCTCGCGCAGCGCGTCGCGCAACGCCGCGTTGAGTGCCTTGCCCATGGTCAGCGTCATCGCGCCTCCCCGGCGTCGAGCTCCTCCGCCAGCCACCGTGCCTGTTCGCGCAGCTGCGGTGTCGGCTCGGCATAGACGTGGGCGAACAGGTCGGCGGGGTCACCAGTGGGCTCAGCGGCCAGCCGGGTCCGCACGTCCGCGGCGAACGCCTCGCCGGCCTCGCGGGCCGCGGTGACGTCGTCGTCGGTGAGGTCGCCGCCGGCCCGCAGGTGCGCTTCGAGCCGGGCGATCGGGTCACGGCGCTTCCACGCCTCCACCTCGTCGTGGCCGCGGTAGCGGGCGTCGTCGTCGGCGTTGGTGTGCGGCTCGACGCGGTACGTGTGCGCCTCGACCAGGACCGGGCCGCCGCCCGCCCGGGCGGACTCCACCGCGTCGATGAGCACCGCCATCACGGCGACCGGGTCGTTGCCGTCGACCCGCTCGCCGCGCACGCCGTACCCGACGCCCTTGTGCGCCAGCGACGGTGCCGCCGTCTGGCGCGACAGCGGCACCGAGATCGCGAAGCCGTTGTTCTGCACCAGGAACACGACCGGGGCGTGGAAGACCGCGGCGAAGTTCATCGCCTCGTGGAAGTCGCCCTCGCTGGTGCCGCCGTCGCCGACCACCGCGAGTGCGACGGTGTCCTCACCGCGCCGCGTGGCCGCGTAGGCCAAGCCGACCGCGTGCGGCGCGTGCGTTGCCAGCGGCGTGCACTGCGGCGCGGTGCGCGTGGCGATGGGGTCGTAGCCGCAGTGCCAGCTGCCACGCAGCAGCGTGAGCGCCTCGACGGGGTCGATGCCGCGGCTGACCAGCGCCATCGTGTCGCGGTAGGTGGGGAACAGCCAGTCGGTGTCGCGCAGGGCGAGGACGGCGCCGATCTCGCACGCCTCCTGGCCGCGGCTGGACGGGTAGACGGCCAGCCGGCCCTGCTTCGTCAGCGCGGTGGCCTGCGCGTCGAACCGGCGGCCGACCACCATGGCCCGGTACGCCCGGCGCAGTAGCTCCGTGGGCGGCCGCTGGTAGCGACCGTGCGCGTCGCCGGGCGCGGCGCCGCCGTCGTCGTTCAGAAACCGGATCGGCTCGGACGCGGGCAGCAGCGCGGTGGGGTCGTCGGGCGGCACCGCCGTGGGCATCCGGTGCTCGGCTTGCGTGGTCATGGCTCACTCCATCCGCCGCGGACGCTCTATCTGCAGATGGTGCTCTGCGTGAGATGATTTCGCCACAACCGGCGAAAATCGGCGATGGACAGCGAGGTTGAGCGGCTATGAGCGACCAAACGTCTCAACGTGAGCCGGGTCACACCTGGAATACCGGCCAATCGTCTGCCCGCGAGCTCGACGACGTCGACCGGCGCATTCTCGCCGAGCTGGTCGAGCACGGCCGGCTGTCCATCCGTTCGCTGGCCGAGCGGGTGCACGTGTCGCGGGCCAACGCCTACGCGCGGGTCGACCGGCTGCTCGCCGACGGCGTCATCACCGGGTTCGCCGCACAGGTGAACCCGGAGCGAGCCGGCCTCGCCACCAGTGCCTACGTGCTGCTCTCCATCCAGCAGAACACCTGGCGCGAGGTGTCCGCCGCTCTCGGGTCGCTGCCGTACGTCGAGCACTTCGCACTGGTCGGCGGCGACTTCGACGTGCTCGCCCTGGTGCGCGCGCCCAACAACAGCGAGCTTCGTCACGTCGTCCTCGAACACATCCAGGACGTCCCCGGTGTGCTCAGCACCCGCACCTGGCTGGTCTTCGACGAGCACCTCGGCCAGGGCTCCCGGTGGGCCTGACGGCTCGCCTCATGGACCTCTTAGCGACGTCTTAAGCCCTTCTCATCCGGCCCGTGGAGAGTCACTGGCAGCGGTCACCATCAGCTGCCGATCCCGGGGAGGGCTTGTGCCGAAACAGCCGCCGCGACATCTACCATCTCGCCGCGCCGTGCTCACGGCCGGCGGTCTCGCTGCCGGATCGATCGTGGCGGCCCCGACCGCGGCGGCCGCCGCTTCGGGCGGCCGGATCCCTCGAGACCTGCGACCCGGCGGGCGGTTCGACCGGTACCTCGGCGACCTCGCCGAACGGGACCAGTTCTCCGGCGTGGTGTTGCTGGCGCACCGGGACCGTCCGGTGCTGGAGCGGGCGTACGGCCTGGCAAACCGAGCCCGGCGAGTGCCGAATCATGCAGGTACGCGGTTCAACGTCGCCTCGGTGACGAAGAGCCTGACCGGCATCGCCGTGATGCAGCTTGTCGAGCGCGGCGACCTCGGCCTGGACGCGCCGGTCGGTTCCTACCTGGACGGCTTCCCACCGTACATCGCCGACGTCGTCACCGTCCACCAGCTGCTCACCCACACGGGCGGGATGGGCGGGTACAGCCGGACGGACCGGTTCCGCGAGGGCCTGGCGGCTTGGGCCAGCGAGGCCGAAGTGATGGCGGGCATCCTGGACATCATTCGCGATGCCCCGCTGGAGGCCGTCCCCGGGACCGAACACATCTACAGCGACTCCGGATACGCGGTGCTCGGGGCGATCGTGGCCGCCGTCGCGGGCGGGCCCTCCTACTACGACGAGGTCCGCGAGCACGTCATGGCCGCCTCGAGGATGACACGATCGGGCTTCTTCTCCGAGCCGGAAGTCCTGGCGGCCGACGACATCGCCCATCCACACACCACAGATCCGGAGTCCGGCTTGCGGATCGACTTCACCACCAGCGAGTTCTTCGGGTTCGTCGGCGGCCCGGCCGACGGCGCCTACTGCACGGCCGCCGACCTGCTGCGGTTCGCCGCCGCCCTCCGTGACGGCGATCTGCTCAGCTCGGCGTTCACCTCGCTGACGACGTCCGCCAAGGTGCCGGTACCTCCGGCGAAGGCGCCGCCGGCCTGGGCGGACCACCAGTTCTACGGCTACGGCTTCCGGGTGGCGATCGCCGGTGGACAGCTGCTGTTCGGCCACTCGGGCACCGGTGCCGGCAACCGCGCCAACATCGACATCTTCCCCGACCTGAACTGGGTCACCGTGACGCTCAGCAACTACGCCGAGCCCATCACCGACATCGTGCGGCTGCAGCGGCAGCTCGTCACCCGGCAGTAGCCGGATCCCTCCCCGCAACCGAAGGAGAACCATGCCCGATCACCTGCCGAAGCCCGTCCGGCCGAGCCGCCGGTCCGTCCTCGCCGCGCTCGGCGCCGCCCCGCTGGGCGCGGCTGCGCTGGCGGCCGCGGCCCCGCTGGCGGCACATGCCGAGCCGAACGGCGGTGCAGCGGCGGCGTCGGCCGATCCGGACGAACTGTTCGCGTCCGGGCGGTTCGCCGCTGCTGACGCCGGGTACCGGCGCATCTTGGTCCGGCAGCCGGACCACGCCCACGCACTCGCCCAGCGCGGCTACATCGCGCTGCTGTCGAACGACTTCGAGGACGCCGAACGGTTCCTCAGCCGGGCGATCGAAGTGGCGCCGGACGACGTCGCATCGAAGGCGCGGCTGGCCGACTGTCACGTCCGCCAGGGGAAGGCCGAGGCCGCCGTACCGCTGCTGCTCGCGTCCGGCCAGCAGGCCAAGGCCGCCCAGTACGCCGCGATGGTCGGTCACCGGCCGTTCGAACCCCATGGCGAACCTGTCGACCGGCTGCCGCTGCTGCACCTGGACCCGCTGCCGGTCCTGGAAGCCAGCTGCAACGGACACCGAGCACGGTACTTCTTCGACACCGGGGCGACGGTCGTGATCGGCGCGGCTACCGCCCTCGCCGCAGGCGTCGAGGCGTTGGCGTCGGAGGACCTGCAGCAGGGTGGCAAACCACACAGGTTCAACTACGGCGTGGCCGACTCGTTCGCGCTCGGCGGCCTGGAACTTCGCCATGTGCCGGTCATGTGGACCGAGAGCCCCACGGCGATGCCGCCGGTGCCCGACGCGGACGAGCAACCCACGGGCGTCATCGGGACGACCCTGATCTCTCACCTGCTCGCCACCCTCGACTACGGACGGCGTGAGATGGTCGTGCGCCGGCCGACGGCCCAGCAACGCCGGGCGTTCAGGGCCGAGTCCGCGCGTGCCCGCGCGTCCGTCATGCCCTTCTGGATGGCACCCGACCACTTCCTGTTCGCGCCGGCGACCGTCGAGGGCCACGGCCCGCGGGTGTGCAGCATCGACACCGGCGGCCCGGGCATCGGCCTCGTGGTCACCGAGGCGGATGCCGAGATGCTCGGGCTCGAGGTCGACTACGACGACGAGCAGCACTTCTTCGGTAAACCCGTCTACCCGTTCACCGGTGCGAGCGTCAGGATGGGGAAGATTCGCCGCGACGTGCCCGGAATCGCCGGGGACCTGAACTACTCGCTGGCACGCGGCGGGTTCCGGTCGCTCGGCAACGTCTCGCACGAGTTCTTCCGGCCGCTCGCGTTCACCTTCGACTTCGTCGACATGCGGCTGTCGCTGGCGCGGACGACGTGAGGCGCGCTGCCGGCCCGCCATCCCGCCAAGTAGGCTCCCGCTCATGGCGAAATGGGAGTACGCGACGGCGCCGGTCCTGGTGCACGCGACGAAGCAGATCCTGGACAACTGGGGCGAGGACGGCTGGGAGCTGGTCCAGATCGTGCCCGGGATGAATCCCGAGAACGTGGTGGCCTACTTCAAACGGGAGAAGCCCGAGTGACGCCGGAGGAGCGGCTGACCGCACTGGGGCTCACCCTCCCGGAGGTGGCGAAGCCGGTCGCGGTGTACATCCCCGCCGTTCGTACCGGCTCGTACGTCTTCACCTCCGGGCAGTTGCCGCTGCGCGACGGCGCCCTGCTCCACAACGGCGTGCTGGGCGCGGACGTCACCCCGGACCAGGGGTACGAGGCCGCCCGCCAGTGCGCGCTGAACGCGCTGGCCGCCATCCGGGCCGACGTGGGCGACCTGTCGGCCGTCACCCGGGTCGTGAAGGTGCTCGGCTTCGTCGCCTCGGCTCCGGATTTCACCGGTCAGCCGCAGGTGGTCAACGGCGCCAGCGAACTGCTCGGCGACGTCTTCGGCGACGCCGGCCAGCACGCCCGCAGCGCGGTCGGTGTCAGCGTGCTGCCGCTCGGTGCGCCGGTCGAGGTCGAGCTGATCGTCGAGGTCGGCTAGGGGGCACCTCGTGGCGGCTGGACAGAGCCGGCGAGTGCTGCCGGAAGCCGTGGCACAGCGGGCCCGGGCGTTCGCCGCCGGCGGACTGCCGGTGGCCGACGCGCGGCCGGCCGCCACGGTGGCGCTGCTGCGCGACACCCCCGGCGGGCTCGAGGTGTACGTGCACCGGCGACACACCGGCATGCCGTTCGCGGCGGGCATGCTGGCCTTTCCCGGCGGGCGGGTCGACCCGGTCGACATCGCAGATGGCGGCGACGGTTTCGTGCGCGCGGCCCTGCGCGAGCTGCACGAGGAGACCGGTGTGGTCCTCGAACCCGGCCAGCTGGTGCCGTGGGCGCACTGGATCACGCCGCGTTTCGAGGAACGCCGTTACGACACCTGGTTCTACCTCGCCGGGCTCCCGTCCGGGCAGCAGCCGGCCGACGTGTCCGGCGAGGCCGACGAGGTCGGCTGGACCCGCCCGGCCGACGCGCTGGCCCGGGCCGACCGCGGCGAGGTGATCATGCTGCCGCCGACCCACGTGGTGCTGACGTCGCTGACCGGCTTCGCGACCGCGGCCGAGGCGCTGAGCGCCGGCGCCGGGCGCGTAGTCGAGACCATCACCCCGGGCTGGCTGGACGACGGCGAACAGGTCTGGGGCCTGCTGCCCGACGACGCCGACTACCCCGGTGACGATCACGGCGGTGCGGTGTGAGCGCCGACGCCGTGACGCTGCCGGGCTGGTGCCGGCTGGTCCGCGCCGGGAATCCCGGGCCGATGACCCTCGACGGCACGAACACCTGGGTCCTCGCGACCGGTGCGGGCGCCGTCGTTGTCGATCCCGGCCCGGAGCTGGAATCACACCTGGCCGCGGTGGCCGCCCTCGGACCGGTCGCGCTGGGGGTGGTGACGCACCACCACAGCGACCACTGTGGCGGCGTCGAGCGGTTTCGCGAACTCACCGGAGTATCCGTGCTGGCCCGCGACCCCGTCGGCAGCGGTGCCGACGACGTCCTGCCCGCGTCCGGGTCCACGCTGGACGTGCCCGGCCTCGATATCACCGTGCTCGACACCCCGGGCCACACGGCGGACTCGGTGTCGTTCGTCGTCTCCGACGGCACCACCACCGGGCTGCTGTCCGGCGACACCGTGCTCGGCCGGGGCACCACCGTGGTGATGCATCCGGACGGCGACCTCGGCGCCTATCTGGACTCGCTGGACCTGCTGCGCCGCACGGCCGCCGCGGGGTGGGTGCTGCTGCCCGGACACGGCCCGGTGCGGCCGGACGCCGCGGCGGTGGCGGACAAGTACCGCACGCACCGTCTCGCGCGGTTGGAGCAGGTGCGCACCGCGCTCGCGGCCGGCGCCCGGACGGCCCGCGAGATCGTCGAGATCATCTACGCCGACGTCGACCGCTCGGTCTGGCCGGCCGCCGAACGCACCGTCGAAGCCGCCCTGGCCTACCTCAGCCCAGAGGCGTGATCACGCAGGTGCGTGGCTCAGCGGGCGCGGCGGCGCAACCGGTCGACGTCGAGCACGACCACCGAACGCTGCTCGAGGCGCAGCCAGCCACGCGAGACGAAGTCGGCCAGCGCCTTGTTGACCGTCTCACGAGACGCGCCGACCAGCTGGGCCAGCTCCTCCTGAGTGAGGTCGTGCACGACCCGCATGCCTTCCTCGGACGGCACGCCGAACCGCGTCGACAGGTCGAGCAGCTGCTTGGCCACCCGGCCGGGCACGTCGGAGAAGACCAGGTCGGTCTGGATGTCGTTGGACCGGCGCAGCCTCGACGCCAGCTGCAGCAGCAGACCGCGCGCCACCTCCGGACGCCCGGTCAGCCAGGGCGTGAGGTCGGCGTGGCTGAGGCTCCACAGCGTGGTGTCGGTGACGGCGGTCGCGGTGGCCGAGCGGGGACCGGGATCGAACAGCGACAGTTCGCCGAACATCTGGCCGGGGCCGAGCAAAGCGAGCAGGTTCTCGCGGCCGTCCGGCGCCGTCCGGCCCAGTTTGATCTTGCCTTCGGTGACGACGTAGACGCGATCCCCCTCGTCGCCTTCGCGGAAGAGCGTCTCGCCCCGATTGAGGTGGACCTCGGTCATCGACGCGCGCAACGCGCCGGCGGCCTCGTCGTCCAGCTCGCGGAACAGCAGAGCGCTCCGAAGCACGTCGTCAACCACTACCTGGTCCTCCTTGCCGGTCCGGCCACGGGCGCCGGTTCACGGCCGTCGTTCGATCGTGACAGGTGTTTCGCATCACGTTGGCCGCAACCTATTGTGCCTGCGGCCCATCATGGCCGACTATTCGCCCCCGCAACGAGATTTCTGCCGAAACCCGCGGGACAGGATATGCGCCGGCACGGAGAGCCCGGCTGTCGGTGGCCGAAAGTACAGTGAAGTGGTGGCGATGGTGGAACCCGAATCCCGGCTCGCGCTCGTACGCCGTGCCCGGCGCATCAACCGCGAGCTCGACGCGTTGTATCCCGACGCGCATTGCGAACTCGACTTCACCACCCCGTTCGAGCTGCTGATCGCCACCGTGCTGTCGGCGCAGACCACCGACGTCCGCGTCAACGGCGTCACGCCGGCGCTGTTCGCCCGCTACCCCGACGCGGTCGCGTTGGCCGCCGCCGAGCGCGAGGAGGTCGAGAAGCTCATCCAGCCGACGGGGTTCTTCCGGGCGAAGACGCAGTCCATCCTCGGACTGTCGCAGGCCCTGGTCGAACGCTTCGGCGGTGAGGTCCCCGGCCGTCTCAAGGACCTGGTCACCCTGCCGGGCGTCGGTCGCAAGACCGCGAACGTCGTGCTCGGCAACGCCTTCGGCGTTCCCGGCATCACCGTCGACACCCACTTCGGCCGGCTGGTGCGCCGCTTCGGTTGGACCACACAGACCGACGCGGACAAGGTCGAGACAGAAGTCGGCGCGCTGTTCGGAAAGAGCGAGTGGACCATGCTGTCGCACCGGGTCATCTGGCACGGTCGCCGGCGCTGTCACGCTCGCCGTCCGGCCTGCGGTGCCTGCCCGCTGGCCCGGCTGTGCCCGTCCTACGGGGAAGGGCCTACCGACCCGAAGGTCGCTGCCAAGCTGGTCCGGAACGGGCCGCGTGCATGACGGCAGCTGAGCGCGACACCGCGTCTCGTCTCGGCCCGCCGCCCTGGCTGCGCCCGATCGCCGATGCCGCCGGAGCGATCTCCAGCGAGCAGCTCGCACGGTGGCTGCCGCCCGCGGACGGGTCGGCGCGGGCGGCCGCGGTGCTGGTGCTGTTCGGCGAGTCCGGCGGCGAACCCGACGTCCTGCTCACCGAGCGGGCGCCGGGCCTGCGGCGGCACGCGGGTCAGGCGGCCTTCCCCGGCGGTGTCAGCGACCCCGGCGACGGCGGCCCGGCCGGTACCGCGCTGCGCGAGGGGGTCGAGGAGACCGGGATCGATCCCGCCGGCGTCGACGTCCTCGCGACTCTGCCGCCGCTGTGGATCCCCGTCACCAACTATGCGGTGACGCCGGTGCTGGCGTGGTGGCGGGAACCCTGCGAGGTGCGCGTGGTCGATGCCGCCGAGGTCGCGTCGGTTCGCCGGGTGCCGCTGCGTGCGCTGCTCGACCCGGCCAACCGGATGTCGGTGCGGCATCCGTCCGGGACGGTTGGCCCGGCCTTCCGCACACACGGCCTGCTGGTGTGGGGGTTCACCGCCATCGTGCTGTCCCATTTGTTCGAGGCTGCCGGAATCGACGAACCGTGGGATCGTACTCTCGTCGTGCCGCTCCCAACCGGGCCCGGCGGTCAATCCGAAGGTCGAGGTGCGATCTGATGCTGGGCCTGAACGCGGTGGACCTGCTGATCGTCATCTTGGCGGTCGTCGTCGGGTACACCGGGTGGACGCACGGGTTCGTCGTCGGTCTGCTGTCGTTCATCGGCTTCGTCGGCGGCGCCGTCGGCGGGCTGCTGCTGGTCCCGCTGGTGCTCGGCGGGTTCGACCCGGGGCTCGGAGTGTCCGTGCTGGCCGTCCTGCTGGTGCTGGGGGTCGCCTCCATCGGGCAGGGCGTGTTGGCGTGGGCCGGCGGCTGGGTGCGCTCCAAGGTGTCGTCGCAGCCGGCACGGAAGTTCGACGCCGCCGGCGGTGCCCTGCTCGGTGTGGCCGGCCTGCTGCTCGCGGCATGGGCGTGCGGCCTGGCCATCTCCACCGCGGCCGTGCCGTACGCATCACCCGGCGTGCGCGAATCGCGCATCCTGCACCTGGTCGACCAGGCCGTCCCGGTGTCGCCGGACAGGTTTCGCACCGCGTTCGAGGACGTCGTCACGGCCGGCGGCTTCCCCCAGGTGGTGGTCCCCTGGGAGGCCGAGCCCATCGTCGACGTCGAGCCGCCGGGCAGCCTGCTGCGCCGCGACCCGGAGGTGCGCACCGCGTCGCAGAGCGTCATCCAGATCACCGGTCGCGCCGATTCCTGCGACCGCGTCATCACCGGCAGCGGCTTCGTCGCCGCCGCCGAACGGGTCATCACCAACGCCCACGTCGTGGCCGGCGTACGCGAGCCCGTCGTGACGTTCCCCGACGGCGAGCCGATGGCCGCCCAGGTGGTCGCGTTCGACCCCGACACCGACCTCGCCGTGCTGGCCGTCCCCGGGCTGCCCCAACCAGCGCTGCCGCTGAGCGAGCAGGAACCGGCCAGCAGTGTCGAAGGCGTCGTCATCGGCTACCCGAACAACGGCCCGCTGCGCAGCGAGGAAGTCCGGGTCCGCGACGTCCACCAGCTCATCGGCCACGACATCTACGACGACGACACCGTCACCCGCGAGGTGGTGTCGCTGCGCGGCACCATCCGGCCGGGCAACTCCGGCGGCCCGCTGATCTCGCCTGACGGCGCGGTCATGGGCGTGGTGTTCGCGGCGTCGCTCACCGACCCCGAGACGGGCTACGCGCTGGCTCCGAGCGAGTTCGCCGACCTCGTCGCCGAGTCCGCCGGGCTGGTCGAGCCCATCCCCACCGGCGCCTGCACCTGACGCCGTCGCCCCGCCCTTGTCACCCCGGCAGCTTCAGCAGCCAGTCGAGGAGGACGTCTGTGACCATGGCCGGCGACTCTTCGTGCGGGAAGTGACCGACCCCGTCCATCGGCAGCCAGTGGTACTCGCCGGAGATCATCTCGCGGGACGCCGCCGCCAGGTCGATGGAGATGTTCGTGTCCTGCGATCCGTGCACCTGCAGGACGGGCAGGTTGAGCGGGTCCTGCAGGCGCTTGGCGAAACGCCTGCCGTCGCCGCGGAACAGCGAGCGGAACATCCACCGCTGGTACTCCAGCGCGCAGTGCGGCGCCGGCCACAACTGCATGGCGGCGCGGTAGCGCAGCGCGGCATCGGGTTCGGGGAACGACGCACCCGGTGCCGACCAGCGTCGCAGCAGGCGCTCGACGTGGGCACCGTCGTCGGCGATGAGCCGGCGTTCGGGCACCATGGGCGTTTGGACGCCGGCCAGGGAACCGCTGTGCCGGAACCCGCCGCGCAGCAGGTGACGCCGCAGCACCAGCGGATGCGGCATCGAAAGTACGGCGAGCGCTTCGATGTGAG
It encodes:
- a CDS encoding GbsR/MarR family transcriptional regulator; its protein translation is MRGTEPMADPAPADDYDQALLRFVEQFALVLADSGLARMPARVFAYVLADDAERYTAAQLADGLRVSPAAISGAVRTLVQAGLLAREREPGSRADNYRIYDDDVWSHIIMQREPLLRRYSEVLSDGIGTLGDAPGSRRLAETLAYIDFMRAELPGIMKRWRERLAELREERSEVE
- a CDS encoding thiamine pyrophosphate-dependent dehydrogenase E1 component subunit alpha, with protein sequence MTTQAEHRMPTAVPPDDPTALLPASEPIRFLNDDGGAAPGDAHGRYQRPPTELLRRAYRAMVVGRRFDAQATALTKQGRLAVYPSSRGQEACEIGAVLALRDTDWLFPTYRDTMALVSRGIDPVEALTLLRGSWHCGYDPIATRTAPQCTPLATHAPHAVGLAYAATRRGEDTVALAVVGDGGTSEGDFHEAMNFAAVFHAPVVFLVQNNGFAISVPLSRQTAAPSLAHKGVGYGVRGERVDGNDPVAVMAVLIDAVESARAGGGPVLVEAHTYRVEPHTNADDDARYRGHDEVEAWKRRDPIARLEAHLRAGGDLTDDDVTAAREAGEAFAADVRTRLAAEPTGDPADLFAHVYAEPTPQLREQARWLAEELDAGEAR
- a CDS encoding Lrp/AsnC family transcriptional regulator; this translates as MSDQTSQREPGHTWNTGQSSARELDDVDRRILAELVEHGRLSIRSLAERVHVSRANAYARVDRLLADGVITGFAAQVNPERAGLATSAYVLLSIQQNTWREVSAALGSLPYVEHFALVGGDFDVLALVRAPNNSELRHVVLEHIQDVPGVLSTRTWLVFDEHLGQGSRWA
- a CDS encoding alpha-ketoacid dehydrogenase subunit beta; this translates as MTLTMGKALNAALRDALREDDSVVVFGEDVGALGGVFRVTDGLTAEFGEQRCFDTPLAESGIVGLAIGMAMNGFRPVVEMQFDAFAYPAFEQLASHVAKMRNRTRGAVGLPMVIRVPYAGGIGGVEHHSDSSEAYYVQTPGLKVVTPATVADAYSLLREAIADPDPVVFMEAKKLYWSKDETALPVRTAPFGTAEVRREGADATLLAYGPTVPVALEAAAAAVDDGGRELEVVDLRTLVPFDDDTVAASVRKTGRCVVVAEAAGFASVSAEIAARVQERCFHSLWAPVLRVTGWDIPYPPPVLERYHLPGVDRVLDTVDRLQWDDAPDPRFLTAGSA
- a CDS encoding serine hydrolase domain-containing protein, whose translation is MAAPTAAAAASGGRIPRDLRPGGRFDRYLGDLAERDQFSGVVLLAHRDRPVLERAYGLANRARRVPNHAGTRFNVASVTKSLTGIAVMQLVERGDLGLDAPVGSYLDGFPPYIADVVTVHQLLTHTGGMGGYSRTDRFREGLAAWASEAEVMAGILDIIRDAPLEAVPGTEHIYSDSGYAVLGAIVAAVAGGPSYYDEVREHVMAASRMTRSGFFSEPEVLAADDIAHPHTTDPESGLRIDFTTSEFFGFVGGPADGAYCTAADLLRFAAALRDGDLLSSAFTSLTTSAKVPVPPAKAPPAWADHQFYGYGFRVAIAGGQLLFGHSGTGAGNRANIDIFPDLNWVTVTLSNYAEPITDIVRLQRQLVTRQ
- a CDS encoding dihydrolipoamide acetyltransferase family protein; translated protein: MTDYAIPGEERTFRLPDLGEGLTEAEIVTWRVAEGDEVAVDDVVVDVETAKATVEVPCPHAGRVTKVHAAPGELVAVGAPLVTVAPAGAEPATTTSGAVLVGYGTGQATLRRRSRGRKARAGTAPRVLSPVVRRLARDRGVDVRLLSGTGPAGVILRRDVEAAEVPAPSPMPSSASGRREPLRGVRRTVADRLARSRREIPDATTWVDVDATALVEAREALRAAAPDRPIGLLALLGRVVVAGLGKYPELNASVEHDGDDLVVVRHDGVGLGFAAQTDRGLVVPVVRGAERMTTTQLASELAALTALARDGGLTPEQLTGGTFTLNNYGVFGVDGSTPIINHPEAALLGVGRIVDKPWVVDGELAVRKVTQLSLTFDHRVCDGGVAGGFLRWVADRVESPLGLLLDL